CTGCGGACAGGGAAGACAGGCTCTGCATTGTTGGCAAAGCGTTTCCCCGAGCCGCTGTTGACGCAAAAGTTCCAAGCGTGTCAAAGCGGTCTGTTCTGCAAGGGTGAGCGCCCCATCGCTGCTGGCCATGGAGGCGGCAAGGTTGAGATCGGCCGGGCTGTTGGCCCCGACCGTCAGGGTGCTTATCCCAGCAGCTAACAGGTAGCGGTAAGCCAGAGCTAAGGGTTCCCATGGCTGGCAATCTGCCTGTAGCAATGAGCTTGGTGCTTGCAAGCGTCCACCCTTATCTGCAGGGGAGATCGCCATAACGCCCATTCCTCCAGCCAGCGCTTCCAATGCCAAGGGGAGCCGTGCTGGATCCAAGAGATGGAGATGGAGGCTGCAGAACTGAAAGCGACCACTTGAGATCGCCCGCGCGATCAATGAATTGGAGCCATGGCTGCTGAAACCAACCTGACCCACAAGCCCAGATCTCAGGGCCCATTCCAAGAGCCTGGCTCCTTCCCCGTCGATCGCCCAATGCAGGTGTTCCGCACGATTCAGACCATGGACCGCCAGGCCATGCAAAAAGGGACGTCCCAACCGTTCAAGGCATGCCGACAAGGCGCGTTGCCCTTGTTCAAAAGACAGGCTTGGAAGGAGTTTGCTCGTGATTAACCACCCCCCCTCAGGGGCAATTCCTTGTTGCTCCAGCTGATCCAAAGCCTGCCCCAAAAAGACTTCAGCAGGGCCATAGGCGGGTGCCGTCTCGAGGTGATTGATCCCAGCAGCATGGGCTGCTCGTACTACGGCAACCATTTGCTCGCGGTCTTTCAACGCACGCATCGTGCCCAGGGTGAACAAGCTCACCGCGGGACCCTTGCCAAAGGCACGACGCACTCCAGAACCAGCCAAAGGCTCTGTTGTCATCCCAAATTGTCGTCGTCCGTTTCTTTGTCTGATGGATCGTCCTGCGGTTGTCGCGTCTCAAGATGCCGAACCATGGCGGCAGGACTGACCTGATCTAAAAATCGTCGAAACTCGTTTCGATCCTCTGCATCCGCTTCTGCATCCACCGCGATCGAGGCTTCAGCGACCACTTCCTCCAACATCCAAATGCTGCTGCCTGTACGAATGGCAAGCGCAATGGCATCACTGGGCCTGGCATCAATGTCCAACGGTTCTTCGCTCGCCTCGTTCTCCTCGATCGACTCACCTTCTGTGAAGTCCTCAATCGCATCGCTTGGCACGTCATGGCTGAGTTTCAAGACAGCGCGAAACGTGCTGTCTTCAATCGCATGGATGATGACCCGCTCGAGATGCAGTTCACCAGCAGCCAACAAGCGCACCATTAAGTCATGGCTTAAAGGGCGAGGAGATGGCTCTCCATTCAACCCAGCCATGATGTTATGGGCCTGGGCCTGATCGATCCAGATCGGCACTTGTCGCCGTCGAGATAGATCTCGAAGCAGGACGATCGGACTCCGGCTGGCGGCATCCAGAGCAATCCCAATCACGCTCATTTCCACCATCGACGGCTCTCTCCCCCTTCCTCGATTATGACCAGTGAACACACGCTGAATGCACAGCATGTTCACGGGTCTGGTGCAAGCTGTTGGTTGGATTGAGCGCCGCGGCAATGGCCTCGCGGTGAGTGGCTGCTCTCCGTTCGCTCCCCTTCAGCTGGGGGACAGTGTCGCCGTTGACGGCGTCTGTCTAACGGTGGCAGAACTAGTCGGTGATGGATTTCTCGCCAATGTCAGCGAAGAAACGCTGCAACGCAGCACACTCGGCCGCAAAGCATCTTCGGGCCGTTCGGTCAATTTGGAGCCAGCCCTCCGCTTGTCCGATCGCCTTGGCGGACATCTCGTGAGTGGTCATGTCGACAGTATCGGCGAAGTCGCAAGCATCGAAGCCCTTAGCCAATCGTGGAATCTCGAGCTGCGCTGGCGAGATGCCGCCTATGGCCGGTACGTCTGTGAAAAAGCCAGTATTGCCGTCAATGGCATCAGCCTCACAGTTGCTGGGTGCAGTGATGCTGGTGCGCGATTTTGGATCGCCGTGATTCCAC
The Synechococcus sp. CC9311 DNA segment above includes these coding regions:
- a CDS encoding aldo/keto reductase, which produces MTTEPLAGSGVRRAFGKGPAVSLFTLGTMRALKDREQMVAVVRAAHAAGINHLETAPAYGPAEVFLGQALDQLEQQGIAPEGGWLITSKLLPSLSFEQGQRALSACLERLGRPFLHGLAVHGLNRAEHLHWAIDGEGARLLEWALRSGLVGQVGFSSHGSNSLIARAISSGRFQFCSLHLHLLDPARLPLALEALAGGMGVMAISPADKGGRLQAPSSLLQADCQPWEPLALAYRYLLAAGISTLTVGANSPADLNLAASMASSDGALTLAEQTALTRLELLRQQRLGETLCQQCRACLPCPQEVPIPELLRLRNLRLAHDLKEFTEERYNLIGRAGHWWEEVNAEGCETCGDCLPRCPHQLAIPDLLAETHQLLAAAPRRRLWG
- a CDS encoding bifunctional nuclease family protein; the protein is MVEMSVIGIALDAASRSPIVLLRDLSRRRQVPIWIDQAQAHNIMAGLNGEPSPRPLSHDLMVRLLAAGELHLERVIIHAIEDSTFRAVLKLSHDVPSDAIEDFTEGESIEENEASEEPLDIDARPSDAIALAIRTGSSIWMLEEVVAEASIAVDAEADAEDRNEFRRFLDQVSPAAMVRHLETRQPQDDPSDKETDDDNLG
- a CDS encoding riboflavin synthase translates to MFTGLVQAVGWIERRGNGLAVSGCSPFAPLQLGDSVAVDGVCLTVAELVGDGFLANVSEETLQRSTLGRKASSGRSVNLEPALRLSDRLGGHLVSGHVDSIGEVASIEALSQSWNLELRWRDAAYGRYVCEKASIAVNGISLTVAGCSDAGARFWIAVIPHTWMATALRDLAPGDEVNLEIDLLARYTERLLGHSREGTASNSGNHSSMSSEWLASHGWS